One genomic segment of Impatiens glandulifera chromosome 6, dImpGla2.1, whole genome shotgun sequence includes these proteins:
- the LOC124942523 gene encoding protein trichome birefringence-like 16 isoform X1 yields the protein MKAGYISRGRRYTFTLIVFIFTIILLWLCNKNPMINSSLPVQDEFIIFSSDVMIDDDPIESIELEEQDTEVHSQLVESGSWDNKPDQFYKMGQAGVTETLLSAKNEFMHLNNKVCNYGKGRWVADNRRPLYSGFGCKQWLSEAWSCRLTQRSDFSYEGYRWQPENCYLPEFEGSDFLKRMQDKTLAFVGDSLGRQQFQSLMCMITGGEERQDIEDVGYKYDFVGSLRPEGWAYRFPETNTTILYYWSSTLCGIEPINTPDPSTKFAMHLDRPPAFITRFISQIDVLVLNTGHHWNRGKLNANKWIMYVNGKPVKNRKLAEMGNAKNLTIYSIIRWVDSQLDIYPGLKVFFRTISPRHFFNGEWNTGGSCDKTTPMEGGSEVKQDESSDLVVGGAVKGMKVKILDITALSQLRDEGHMSRFSINSAIGVHDCLHWCLPGIPDTWNEILCAQV from the exons ATGAAGGCAGGATATATTAGCAGGGGGAGACGCTATACATTCACtttgattgtttttatattcACCATCATTTTGCTTTGGTTATGTAATAAAAATCCAATGATCAACTCTTCTCTACCGGTCCAAGATGAgttcattattttttcatcaG ATGTTATGATTGATGATGATCCTATAGAATCAATTGAGTTGGAAGAGCAAGACACTGAAGTTCATTCACAACTGGTAGAGTCAGGATCATGGGACAATAAACCAGATCAATTCTATAAGATGGGTCAAGCAGGTGTTACTGAGACATTATTATCTGCCAAGAATGAGTTCATGCATTTGAATAATAAAG TTTGCAACTATGGAAAAGGAAGATGGGTTGCTGACAACAGGCGACCATTGTATTCTGGATTCGGATGTAAACAATGGTTATCAGAAGCGTGGTCTTGCAGATTGACTCAACGTTCAGATTTTTCTTATGAGGGATATCGTTGGCAGCCTGAAAACTGCTATCTGCCAGAATTTGAAGGGTCTGATTTCCTCAAAAG AATGCAGGATAAAACACTAGCATTTGTAGGAGATTCCTTGGGAAGGCAACAATTTCAATCTCTGATGTGTATGATAACAGGTGGGGAAGAAAGACAAGACATAGAAGATGTTggatataaatatgattttgttgGATCCCTTCGACCCGAAGGCTGGGCATATCGCTTTCCCGAAACCAACACGACCATATTATATTACTGGTCCTCCACTCTCTGTGGCATAGAACCCATAAACACACCTGACCCTTCAACCAAATTCGCCATGCATCTCGACCGTCCTCCAGCATTTATAACCCGATTCATATCCCAGATCGATGTTTTAGTCCTTAACACAGGACACCATTGGAATAGAGGGAAGCTTAATGCCAACAAGTGGATAATGTATGTAAATGGAAAGCCAGTAAAAAATAGGAAACTTGCTGAAATGGGAAATGCCAAAAATTTGACTATTTACAGTATTATCAGATGGGTTGATTCGCAATTAGATATTTACCCGGGTCTTAAAGTTTTCTTTAGGACGATTTCGCCGAGGCATTTTTTTAACGGTGAATGGAACACGGGTGGCAGTTGCGATAAGACAACTCCTATGGAAGGTGGGAGCGAGGTTAAGCAAGATGAATCGAGCGATTTGGTTGTTGGAGGAGCGGTTAAGGGAATGAAGGTTAAGATTTTAGATATAACTGCTTTGTCTCAACTTAGGGATGAAGGTCATATGTCGCGTTTTAGCATCAATTCTGCAATTGGTGTACATGATTGTTTACATTGGTGCTTACCCGGTATTCCTGATACATGGAATGAAATCCTTTGTGCACAAGTATAG
- the LOC124942523 gene encoding protein trichome birefringence-like 16 isoform X2 produces the protein MIDDDPIESIELEEQDTEVHSQLVESGSWDNKPDQFYKMGQAGVTETLLSAKNEFMHLNNKVCNYGKGRWVADNRRPLYSGFGCKQWLSEAWSCRLTQRSDFSYEGYRWQPENCYLPEFEGSDFLKRMQDKTLAFVGDSLGRQQFQSLMCMITGGEERQDIEDVGYKYDFVGSLRPEGWAYRFPETNTTILYYWSSTLCGIEPINTPDPSTKFAMHLDRPPAFITRFISQIDVLVLNTGHHWNRGKLNANKWIMYVNGKPVKNRKLAEMGNAKNLTIYSIIRWVDSQLDIYPGLKVFFRTISPRHFFNGEWNTGGSCDKTTPMEGGSEVKQDESSDLVVGGAVKGMKVKILDITALSQLRDEGHMSRFSINSAIGVHDCLHWCLPGIPDTWNEILCAQV, from the exons ATGATTGATGATGATCCTATAGAATCAATTGAGTTGGAAGAGCAAGACACTGAAGTTCATTCACAACTGGTAGAGTCAGGATCATGGGACAATAAACCAGATCAATTCTATAAGATGGGTCAAGCAGGTGTTACTGAGACATTATTATCTGCCAAGAATGAGTTCATGCATTTGAATAATAAAG TTTGCAACTATGGAAAAGGAAGATGGGTTGCTGACAACAGGCGACCATTGTATTCTGGATTCGGATGTAAACAATGGTTATCAGAAGCGTGGTCTTGCAGATTGACTCAACGTTCAGATTTTTCTTATGAGGGATATCGTTGGCAGCCTGAAAACTGCTATCTGCCAGAATTTGAAGGGTCTGATTTCCTCAAAAG AATGCAGGATAAAACACTAGCATTTGTAGGAGATTCCTTGGGAAGGCAACAATTTCAATCTCTGATGTGTATGATAACAGGTGGGGAAGAAAGACAAGACATAGAAGATGTTggatataaatatgattttgttgGATCCCTTCGACCCGAAGGCTGGGCATATCGCTTTCCCGAAACCAACACGACCATATTATATTACTGGTCCTCCACTCTCTGTGGCATAGAACCCATAAACACACCTGACCCTTCAACCAAATTCGCCATGCATCTCGACCGTCCTCCAGCATTTATAACCCGATTCATATCCCAGATCGATGTTTTAGTCCTTAACACAGGACACCATTGGAATAGAGGGAAGCTTAATGCCAACAAGTGGATAATGTATGTAAATGGAAAGCCAGTAAAAAATAGGAAACTTGCTGAAATGGGAAATGCCAAAAATTTGACTATTTACAGTATTATCAGATGGGTTGATTCGCAATTAGATATTTACCCGGGTCTTAAAGTTTTCTTTAGGACGATTTCGCCGAGGCATTTTTTTAACGGTGAATGGAACACGGGTGGCAGTTGCGATAAGACAACTCCTATGGAAGGTGGGAGCGAGGTTAAGCAAGATGAATCGAGCGATTTGGTTGTTGGAGGAGCGGTTAAGGGAATGAAGGTTAAGATTTTAGATATAACTGCTTTGTCTCAACTTAGGGATGAAGGTCATATGTCGCGTTTTAGCATCAATTCTGCAATTGGTGTACATGATTGTTTACATTGGTGCTTACCCGGTATTCCTGATACATGGAATGAAATCCTTTGTGCACAAGTATAG